A segment of the Pseudomonas versuta genome:
TTGTGAGTAGGACAGGGTTTTGCCGTAGGTGTAGTGCTTGAAGATATGCGGCATCAGAACCTCCCGGGCCATGACGCCCTGGGTGGTCAGTACCCCGCAAAGTGCTGAAAGGATGACTACCCAGTAAATCCCGTCGAACACAGTGTAAAGCGCTACGGCAATAACGCAGGCCACGGCGCGATAGATCTGGCTGATGTGCAGGATGCGGACCGGGGGGTATTTGTCACACAGTGCCCCGCACACCGGGAATGACAGATAGCGCGGCAACGACTCGACAAAAAACGCCAGCCCGGCCCACGACACGCTGTTGGTGGTCTGGAACACAATCAACGGCACGATAAATAACAGAATCTGGTCGGCAAGCCGCGAAACAAACAGTGAAATGAAAAAAGCCAGGTAATCCTTACGCATGCTGTTCTCGTGTCAGTGGCTGAACACCCTGTTTAGCTCAAGCAATAAAACTCCCGGGCGTTCTGCCACAGGACGCGGCCTGCGCCGTCCTCGCCCAGGGCGTCAATCAGCAGAACGATATCGGTATCTTCAAACGGGCGGGGCGCGCGGGTTGACGGCAAGTCTGTGCCAAACATCAGGGCATGGGGGTTGGCGCTGTGAATCTGTTGCAGTACGCCGGGAACCGCAAAATCCACCCGGCCAAAACCGCAAGCCTTGATTCGAACACCGTGCCCGTCCAGGCGCAGCAGGCTGGGCAAGCCTTCATGGCTCAGGCCCAGGTGATCGATGCTCAGGGCCGGCAAGCGCAGTAGCCGGTTTTCAATGGCTGGCAGTTCTCGAGAGTCGATATACAACTCGCAATGCCAGCCCACGCAGGCGTGCACCCGTCTGGCCATTGATTCGAGCTGGTCGAGCTGCTCGGAACCGCCGCGCTTGAGATTGAAACGCAAAGCGCGAACACCTTGTTGGTGCAGGGTTTCAAGCTCGGAGTCGGTGACGCTGGCAGGCAGTTGCGTGACCCCCACGAACCCCGGTCCAAGGCGTTTGAGTGCAGCAATCAGGTAAGTCTGATCGAAGCCCTGAAAAGAGCCCGAAACCACCGCCCCGCCGATGATGCCCAAGGCGTGGGTACGTTTTTGGTAATCATCGACACTGAAAAACTCGGGCGTATAGCCGTTGTTCGGAATCAGCGGATAGGCACTGTCAATGATATGGCAGTGAGCATCGAAGATCGGGCGCATGGCGACAGTACCTGGGGTAAGCAGTTGTTGTGGGGGGCTTGTTCAGCCCAGTTCGCTGACGTACGTGCCGGTGCCTTTAAGGATGTTTTTCAGGGTTTCTTCGATTTCGGCCAGGTCGCTTGGGTCTGCGGTATGAAGAATCTCAAGATGATCGGCGCCATTGAGGGCATCAGCGTCAGACGCACTGACTTCAATCAGCAGGCGGGTAGGGCTCAGGGTGACCTTAACCCCTTCAAGAACCGAAGGTTCGTCAACGTCGCCGAAAGTGATTTCCAGTTCGTCTTCGTCCGGATAGCGGGTCATCAGGAACATTTCGCCCTGTTCGCTGTGGCAACACAGCATGGCCATGTTGTCTTCTTCGTCGTCACACGGGTTGGCCATGAGGAGTGGGGTGGTGATTTGCATGGGGAATTCCTGGCGCTCTGGGCGCATGTATCTGCTGGATAAAAGCTGATTTTGCCAGCCTGAACAGATTTATGCTGGCCTCATTGAATATGTGTCAAAGAGTTCAGACTGCTTCCCGCCGGTCATTTTTGAGGCGGGTAAAGGAAACTCAGGTGCTTTTTGGAATATTTATCCTGTGCCAATGCTAGGGTTGTTCGTTATCAGGTCATATGGATGCGTCCCCATGACCGAATATGTCGCAGCATCGCAAGCAGGCTGGACCGCTCAATCGTTAAGCTGCGCGGGTGATAGCTATCTCTAAAGGCACAGCCTGTTCATTCGGCAGTCGTTTTTGTAGATACCCATCCTGGAACGTGAATGTGACCCCCGGGTCGCGGCCAGCTTCACCTCCCTGTCATGCTGTGCTTTCAAGGTAAACTGCCAAGATATGCCCTTGCACAGTATTGGCAGCTTCCCACGCGGGAATAGCACGCGACGCGTCTCTCAATAACAAGCCCAAGCGGAGTACCACAGATGGCGTTCTTCACCGCAGCCAGCAAAGCCGACTTCCAGCATCAACTGCAAGCAGCTCTGGCCCAGCACATCAGTGAACAGGCATTGCCACAAGTAGCCCTGTTTGCCGAGCAATTCTTCGGCATCATTTCCCTGGACGAACTCACGCAACGTCGTATGTCAGACCTGGCCGGCTGTACGCTGTCAGCCTGGCGTCTGCTTGAACGTTTCGATCCGGTGCAGCCTCAGGTACGGGTCTATAACCCCGATTACGAGCGTCATGGCTGGCAATCGACCCACACCGCTGTAGAAGTACTGCATCACGATTTGCCGTTTCTGGTGGATTCGGTCCGTACCGAACTGAACCGTCGCGGTTACAGCATTCACACCCTGCAGACCACGGTGTTGAGCGTTCGCCGCGGCAGCAAGGGCGAGCTGCTGGAAATTCTGCCCAAGGGCACCAGTGGCGAAGGCGTCTCGCAAGAGTCGCTGATGTACCTGGAAATCGATCGTTGCTCCAATGCCGCTGAATTGAATGTACTGAGCAAGGAACTGGAACAGGTTCTGGGTGAAGTGCGCGTCGCCGTGGCTGACTTCGAGCCGATGAAAGCCAAGGTCCAGGAGCTGCTGGCAGGTATCGACAACTGCCAGTACGTCGTCGATGCCGATGAAAAAGCCGA
Coding sequences within it:
- a CDS encoding amidohydrolase family protein, whose amino-acid sequence is MRPIFDAHCHIIDSAYPLIPNNGYTPEFFSVDDYQKRTHALGIIGGAVVSGSFQGFDQTYLIAALKRLGPGFVGVTQLPASVTDSELETLHQQGVRALRFNLKRGGSEQLDQLESMARRVHACVGWHCELYIDSRELPAIENRLLRLPALSIDHLGLSHEGLPSLLRLDGHGVRIKACGFGRVDFAVPGVLQQIHSANPHALMFGTDLPSTRAPRPFEDTDIVLLIDALGEDGAGRVLWQNAREFYCLS